Part of the Thermodesulfovibrionales bacterium genome, TGAATTCAACAGGGCCGTCTCTGCGAAACGGCAGCCGGGCTCTGCGTTCAAGCCGATTATCTATGCGGCTGCGCTGGATAACGGGTTTACTCCCGCAAGCATTATTATCGATGAGCCGGTAACCTACAAAGGCGGGCCGAAGGGCGATTGGAGCCCGGAGAACTACGACCATAAATATTACGGGCCGACGAGACTGAGAGAGGCCTTGACCTATTCGAGAAATGTTGTTACGGTTAAACTTGTGGATGCCTTAGGGGTTGATAAGGTGATCAATTTTGCGAAAGGGATAGGACTGGAAGGGGATATGCCCCGCAATCTGACGATAGCCCTCGGCAGTATCAGCGTCACCCCGCTCGATCTCGCCATGAGTTACAGCGTCTTTGACAACGGCGGCGTCAAGATGCATCCGATCGCGATTAAGTATGTGACAGATACGAAAGGGAGGGTCCTCGAGAGCAATGTGTCGGAAGGAGAACCGGTGATAGACCCGGCCACTTCCTTTTTGATTACATCTATGATGGAGGATGTCGTCAATTACGGGACGGGATGGAGGGCGAAGGCATTGGGAAGACCTGTTGCCGGGAAAACGGG contains:
- a CDS encoding penicillin-binding transpeptidase domain-containing protein, whose translation is EFNRAVSAKRQPGSAFKPIIYAAALDNGFTPASIIIDEPVTYKGGPKGDWSPENYDHKYYGPTRLREALTYSRNVVTVKLVDALGVDKVINFAKGIGLEGDMPRNLTIALGSISVTPLDLAMSYSVFDNGGVKMHPIAIKYVTDTKGRVLESNVSEGEPVIDPATSFLITSMMEDVVNYGTGWRAKALGRPVAGKTGTTNDYRDAWFIGYTPEMVACVWVGFDDMRPLGNQETGARAASPIWVNFMKAVSTDEPTGFAVPEGITNYPIDPASGLLIKEEGSGLKEYFKNGTQPKEYSSIKPSGRETREPSRLDFD